In a single window of the Acyrthosiphon pisum isolate AL4f chromosome X, pea_aphid_22Mar2018_4r6ur, whole genome shotgun sequence genome:
- the LOC115033080 gene encoding protein ANTAGONIST OF LIKE HETEROCHROMATIN PROTEIN 1-like → MGKALNNELKRKFVLIDIDSSDDEFDYEFINRLRGNRHFRLSPTSFERCLQICAPLLKKTCEGGRKGSDERLQLLSVIWLLATPDSFRSVSNRFDVGKSSLHDSFVRVTTVLHRLSPTIINWPEIEQINQIQLNFGKMSKTGLNNIICVIDGSYILIPTPKKSANSYLTRKCFHAITLQGVCDDKLRFIDAFAGYPGSVRYVPSQYFIAADKAYPILEWCIPPHIDRRTLSEQEKFFNVSLSRSRQSIERCFALLKGRFRRLKYLDMKKIELIPQTIIACCVLHNICLQFDDNQWMNNLISEQQPNIDDDNITAEQLTSYIENTLFENYG, encoded by the exons ATGGGGAAAGCATTGAACaatgaattaaaaagaaaatttgttcTT ATTGACATTGATAGTTCAGATGATGAATTcgattatgaatttattaatcGTTTACGGGGCAATAGA CACTTTAGGTTGTCACCAACCTCATTTGAAAGATGTTTACAAATTTGTGCTCCCCTTCTAAAGAAAACTTGTGAAGGAGGACGCAAAGGTTCAGATGAGAGGTTACAACTATTGTCAGTTATTTGGTTATTGGCTACACCAGATAGTTTTCG atcagTTTCTAACAGATTTGATGTTGGTAAAAGTTCTCTGCATGATAGTTTTGTCCGTGTAACTACTGTTTTACATAGATTATCCCCTACAATTATTAATTGGCCCGAAATTGaacaaattaatcaaattcaacTTAATTTTGGTAAGATGTCAAAGACcggattaaataatataatatgtgttattgaTGGATCGTATATTCTAATACCTACACCTAAGAAATCAGCAAATTCCTATCTTACTAGAAAATGTTTTCATGCAATAACATTACAAGGTGTATGTGATGATAAATTGAGATTTATTGATGCATTTGCTGGTTATCCTGGATCTGTTAG atatgTTCCAAGTCAATATTTCATTGCCGCAGATAAGGCATATCCAATACTCGAATGGTGCATTCCACCACATATTGATAGACGTACCCTTTCTGAACAAGAAaagttttttaatgtttcattgtCACGTTCTAGGCAGTCCATTGAAAGATGCTTTGCACTTTTAAAAg GCCGTTTTAGACGCTTAAAGTATTtagatatgaaaaaaatagaacTGATTCCACAAACTATAATTGCTTGTTGTGTCctgcataatatttgtttgcaGTTTGATGATAATCAATGGATGAATAATTTGATTTCCGAACAACAACCTAAtattgatgatgataatattactgcTGAGCAATTAACTTCTTACATAGAAAATACCCT CTTTGAAAattatggataa
- the LOC103308621 gene encoding uncharacterized protein LOC103308621 produces the protein MEHFLNLNYIQAINNLEIMEERQDDVDTIRFHVAENPFAILTERAFVKKFRLTKGLVNILIDELCPYLEPPSRKSAISIERKVLTALRFFASGSYQQDIGENRASSLSQPSVSKCIAEVAGSLLFEVVI, from the exons atggaACATTTCCTTAATTTGAATTACATTCAAGCTATTAACAATTTGGAAATTATGGAGGAAAGACAAGATGATGTAGATACTATTCGGTTTCATGTGGCTGAGAATCCATTCGCTA TATTGACTGAAAGAGCGTTTGTCAAAAAATTCAGACTTACAAAAGGTcttgtcaatatattaatagatgAACTGTGTCCATACCTTGAACCCCCATCTAGAAAATCTGCTATAAGTATTGAGCGTAAA GTTTTAACGGCTTTAAGATTTTTTGCAAGTGGCTCATATCAGCAGGACATTGGGGAAAATCGAGCATCATCTTTGAGTCAACCTTCAGTTAGTAAATGCATAGCTGAA GTTGCTGGTTCACTACTTTTTgaagtagttatttga